The DNA segment AATTAGTGATTCTAAATTTTTCTTTTTTAGCTGCTTGCAAAATTTTTCTGTTCTTCGACATTGCCAAACAATGGCATTGCTTAACGACTTTCCAGTTTTCCCATCAAAGGCCACCACCGTTTCTCTTTGGTTAGTAATGCCAATGGACACAATATTACTTGCTAAAACGCCTGACTTTTTTAAAACTTGCTTTACTCCCCAAACAACACTTAGCCAAATCTCTTCGGGCCTATGCTCTACCCAGCCGGGTTTAGGAAAAATTTGTAAAAATTCTTTATTGGCTTGCGCAACAATACTGCCTTTATGATTAACTAAGGCCACAGTAGTTCCTGTTGTACCTTGGTCAATAGCTAAAATATATTTTTGCACACTCATACAAACATTTTAAACTGGGTATAGCAGTTTTTACAACCTATAAAAGTATTTGAAGAGAGACCCTGTCCCTAAATGACTTTTTTAGAATCAAAGGCGTCTCTTACGCCCTCGCCAATAAAATTAAAAGCCATGATAGAAATAAACATGGCCAAAGAAGGGTAAATGGCTAACCACCAAGCTACGGTAAATTGCTCTTTTCCTTGGCGTAAAAGTTCGCCCCAACTAGGAGTGGGGGCTGGTAATCCAAAACCCAAATAATCTAAAGTAGCAAGTCCCGCAATACTTCCTGCAATAACAAAAGGGGAAAAAGTAATAATTGGCACTAAAGCATTGGGCAAAATATGGGTAAACATTAAGCGAAAAGTACCTCCCCCCATAGCGCGAGAACTTTCTACAAATTCGCGGTTTCGTAATTTTAAAAACTCGGCTCTCATGTAAATAGAAATGCCCATCCAACCAAAAAATACAAAAAATCCTACTAACAAAGGAAAGCTTGCTCCAAAAATAGACACCATAATAATTAATAAAAATAACCCTGGTAAGGATTCTATAATTTCTACAAACCTTTGCCCAATTAAATCCACCCAACTTCCAAAAAAACCCATAAGTGCACCTAAAAAAACACCAACTATGTAGCTAGTCACCCACACCAACAAAGCAAACCCCAAACTATAACGAAGGCCATAAACTAATCGCGCAAGCACATCTCGACCCCTATCATCAGAGCCCATCCAATGCGAAGAGCTGGGTGATGCGGGATAGCCCTTTAACGCTTTATCCGTTTCAAAAGGGTTCCACTTAATTAGTGGCCAAATCATTTTGGTATCAGGATTTTGTTTTTGTAACTTTCTATAATCCATAACAAAGGCTTTGTTTTGATTAAAGGTTGAGGGGTGATAGGTTTTTACTACCGGAAAATAAACACTGCCCTTATATATCAACGCTATGGGTTTATTGTTTACCCAAAACTCTGCGGTAACACTAATAAACATCATTAACGCTACCAGCGCCAAACCAAAAACAGAACGCTTCGAGGCAAAAAATCGCCGCAAGCGCTTTAATGACTGTTCGTTTTTAATCCATTTTTCTAACACACTGGTCCTTTGATAAATTACATTTTATTTAAAGTTCATACGAGGGTCTACTATGACATAAATAATATCACTGATTAATCGACCCACTAGCGTTACACAACTCGTAATAAATAATAACGCCATAATAACATTATAGTCTCTATCTAAGGTGGATTTAAAACCCAAAAGGCCAATTCCATCTAAGTTAAATATTTGTTCGATAATTAAAGAGCCTGCAAAAAAAACACCAATAAAACCACCAATACCCGTTACTACAGGGATTAATGCATTTCTTAAAGCGTGTTTATAAATGACCTTGCGTTCGTCTAAACCTTTAGCTCTAGCGGTTCTAACATAATCTTTTTTTAACTCCCCTAGTAAAGAGTTTTTCATTAGTAAAGATAAAACCGTAAAGCCACCAATCATGTAACAAATTAAAGGTAAAATAAAATGATGAATGCGATCTTGTACTTTTCCCCAAAACGATAAGTTATAATATTGGTCAGAGTACAAGCCTCCCAAAGGAAACCAATCTAAAAACGAACCTCCTGCAAAAAAAATTAAAAGCAAAATTCCTAGCATAACAGAAGGGATAGAATACAACACAAACAAACTTCCCGAAGCCGCAAAATCAAAAGCCGTGCCTTCTTTTACTGCCATACGAATACCCAGGGGGATACTAATTAAATAAGTTAATATTAAAGAGATTACTCCAAATTGCACAGACACAGGAAGCTTGCTAATAATTACATCAATAACAGGCTCTTCATAAGAAAAACTTTCTCCAAAATCTAAGGTAAGAATATTTTTTAACCAAATAAAATAACGAATATGAACGGGCTTATCAAAACCATATTGTTTTTTTAAAGCCGCAATAACCTCGTCAGACACTCCATAATTAGAATTACTTGTGGAGGTGGCCGAAGCTTCTCCTCCCGAAGAAGTATTTCCAAAACGAATTTCTTTTAACCTTTGTTCTACGGGGCCACCTGGGGCTGCGTTAATAATAAAAAAAGAAACCAAGGTGATTCCTATAAAAGTAGGGATCATCATTAAAAGGCGCTTAAGAATATATTTAAACATAAATTAAAAAGTTTTTTTTTACTCTGCTTTTGCTTTCCAAAAATCTGTACCTATACTATATTTATAAGTGGGTTTTTTCATATCCATACGACCAGTATGCCCATATAGAGTGTATTTATCATTAAACAAAAAAACATAAGGGGCATCGTTAGCAATTAGCTCAAAAACTTTTCTAAAAATGCGTATGCGTTTTTTTCTGTCAGAAATTAATCGCCCTTTTTCAATAAGATTATCCACTTGTTTATTGCTATAGCTGATAAAGTTAGAGCCACCATTTTTACTGCTAGAAGAGTGCCATATTTGTTTAGGGTCTATTTCAATACTGCCCGACCAGCCTAACATAACGGCTTCGAATTTTTTTTCATCTAAAGCTTTTACAAAAGAATTCCACTCCACTTGTTTTAAAACAACATCAATCCCTTCTTTTTTTAAGTCTTCTTTATATATAGTTAAATATTTTTCAGAAGCTGCGCTTGCAAACAATAAAGTAAATCGAAACGGCGTTAATTTTCCATTAATATTTTTTTCTAAAATTCCATCTTTGTTAGAATCTTTCCAGCCTGCGGACTTTAATAACTTTGCTGCTTTTTTAGAAGAAAACTCTAACGGCTTTACGCGAGGCGAAGCGTAATCACTTTGTATGTACCATGGGCCTGTGGCCAAAGTACTCATGCCGTGTTTAAATTTTTTGTTCATTAAGTCTCGATTCATTAAATGCGTTAAAGCTTGTCTTACTTTTTTATTTTTAAACATTGGCTTTTGTAAATTCCACCCAACAAAACCAAAACCCTTGCCTGATTTATTAGCCACTTTTTTTGCAAATACTTTAGTTCCCCAAGGTTTACCTTTGGTTTTTTTTACAAACTGGTCTGCAGTTAAGCCCACAAAGTCAATTTTTTCTTTTTTTAAAGATTCAAATCGTAAATTTTCATCTCGAATAATTCGAATAAAAATGCGATCAAATTTATAAGCTTTCGATAAGTATTTTGTTTTATGTCCCCACCACTTTTTATTTTTCTTTAATGTAATAGAGCGCCCTTTGTCGTACTTTCCTAAAATATAGGGGCCACTTCCTAAAATCACTTTATTCAGTTTCTTTTTTGGATCTTTGTAAAAATGCTTAGAAACAATTTGCATACCTGCAATAATGCTTAAATTTTGAAAATAGCGCTTTTTAATATAAAACCTAACTACTAGCGGAGAAATTACCTTTACCGATTTTATATTTTCGTAATAAGGTCTTTGATGGGCCGCCTTAAATGCGTCATCCATAATAGCATCAAAGCTAAATTTTACATCTTCTGCTGTTAAGGGTTTTCCGTCATGAAACTGTACCCCTTTTCGTAAATAAAAAGTGTAGTACTTTTCTTTTGGCCCAACTTCATAACGCTCTGCCAGGCCTGGTTTTAATTTATAATTATTAATATTGCGAACTAACAAAGTATCGAAAACATAAACCTGCACCTGGCTAGAATATGTATCAGAACTAGAAAAAGGGTTAAGGGTAGTGGGTTCGGCAGAAAAAGCGATGTAAAAGGTTTTTTCCTTCTTAGTTACGCTGTTTTTATTGGTAGATTTAGAGTTACAGCTTATCACACTTGCCAGCGCGAGTAATAATAGTAATTTCATAACTTTTCCTTTTACATTTATCTATTTATTTTTCTTCTCAATATTTCCTTCCCACCAACAGAAGATTACACTTTGAACCATAAATATCAAGCCATACCGCCTTACACTAAATCACTGTTTGCAAAGTCTTTAAAAAATAGGCAAAATCAAGCCTGTGTCTTCTTTAAATAAAACAAATTGGTACTATCAAAAATTTAAAAAATACTTAAGCAACAAGTACAATAAAGAAATTTTATTTTTTTTATCCATATTAGAGGCCATTATCTTCCCCTTTCCCATTGATCCTCTTTTAATAGGAATGGGTGTACTAAAACCCAAAAAAGCTTGGGCCTATTCTTGGATAGTTGTTGCAGGCACCGTTACGGGCGCTATCATAGCCTATGCATTGGGCTTGTGGGGTTGGCAGTACATAGAGGGCTGGGTTTATACTTATCTTTTTAGCCCAGAAAAAGTACAAATTATTACTAAACAATTTCACAGCCATAGCTTTTTGGCTTTATTTTTAGCCTCTTTTACTCCCATTCCCTTTAAAGTCTTTACCTTAACCGCGGGAGCTATTAAAGCTCCCTTTGTTCCTTATTTATTCGCTTGCATTGTAGGTCGCATATGCCGTTTTGTTCCTCAGGGCATTTTTATGCACTTTTATGGCAAAAGGGCTGGTGTATTTTTAGAAAAATACTTTAATGCCATTAGTTTGGGCATAGGCGCTATACTACTTCTTGTTTTTTTTCTTTGGAAGTATCTGTAAGGCACAAGCTTCTTGCTTTTTTTTACAAAAAGTCTTTAATAAAAAACTATGATCACTGGAGAAAACCTTTTTGCACAACCTAGCTCTTACAAAACCGCTTTGGTGGTGGTGCAGGCGGCTCCGTGGGAGGTAACCTCCTCTTATGGAGGGGGAAGCTCCTTAGGCCCCAAGAATATTGTTCAAGCCAGCTCGCAATTGGATTTTTTTAATTTTGCTAAAAAAAATGAGCCCAAGCCCTTTGTTTATATGCATAAAATCGACCCCGAGATTTTAACATTAAGTCGTAGCTTGCAAAAAGACGCGCAAAAAATTATGCAAGCTTGCGGGGCACATGGCGACAATCCAATAGACAGTTCATTGTCTACACTACAAAAAAAAATTAACTCCGAATCAGAAAAGTTGAATAATACAATTTACAACAACACCCTTAAAACCTTAGAAGACAAAAAAATTCCAGCCCTATTGGGAGGAGATCATTCGGTATCTTTTGGAGCTATTAAAGCCTGTTTAAAAATCTATAAAAATTTAAGCATTTTGCATATTGATGCCCATGCCGATTTACGAAAAAACTACCAAGGCTTTGCCCACTCGCACGCCTCTATTATGTATAATGTTATGGAGCTAAGTACTAACCCTGAAAAACTATGCTCGGTGGGCGTTCGTGATTTTTGCCAACAAGAATACGATTATTTTCAAAAAAAAGAAAATATTAAAATATTTTTTGACGAAGATTTAAAAACCGCTAGCTTTCAAGGAACTTCTTGGGCCAAACAATGCGAAGCAATTATTTCTGAACTTGGCGAAAATGTTTATATTTCTTTAGATGTAGACGGGCTTCAGCCCAGCCTTTGCCCAAACACAGGAACTCCCGTCCCCGGAGGATTAAGTTACAACCAATTTGTGTTTTTACTAGCTACACTTTCTAAACACAACAAAAAAGTGGTGGGCTTTGATTTGTGCGAAGTCAGTTGCGGAAGCTCCACTTCCCAATGGGATGCAAATGTGGGGGCTAGATTATTATTGAAAATGTGTTTGGTTTGCCATAATCAAATGCTGTAAATACTGTGTGTCGCCCGACAAACCCTGCAAACATTGCAAGGCTTTTTCACTATCCTCTTTTAGCTGTTTTTTAACAAAGGCTTTGTCGCCCTGTTTATCTACTAAATCATCTGCCCATTGAAACGCTCTTCCTAAATACATAGAAAAATTCAATAACTTTTGTTCTGCTTGGCTTTCTATTTTTTCTTCGCCCTCTTTTGCCTTTTTATAAATACTAACTACTCCGCATACCGAGGCCTTAATTAAGGCTCCTGTTTTTAATTCGTTACAGGTTTTTCGAGGCATGGACGGAAAGCTGTTGTCTTTTTTATCATTGGGTATTTTTTTATCTAAAACTAAATCCCCCACTTGCCCTAACATCATTGCGCTAGAACCTGTGGCATTGATAATTTCTGTAATTAACGACACACACAAATTTGAAGATTTTATTGTTGGTGATTTTAAGTCGAAGGGCTTTAAGCCCCGCATCTCTAAACCTTGTGCCCCTGCACTAGAAAAATATTTGGTCAACACCGAAAAGGCTTCTACCAAAAGGCTATTGCCCGACAACAAAGCCAAGGCTTCGCCAAAAACTTTATGATTACTTGGCTTACCTCTTCTTAGGTCATCATTATCCATGCAAGGCAAATCGTCGTGAATTAAAGAAAAATTGTGAATCATTTCTACAGACAAAGCCCACGGCAAAACGCTTTTGTAATTTAAACCCAAAGCTTTGGCCACATAAATACTTAATAAAGGGCGAAAGCGTTTAGTTTTAGCAAGCAAAGTGTAAGCAACAGCCTCTTTTAGTCGTGCCTGTGGAGCAGTTTTTTGACTAAATGTGGTTTCTATATATTGAAAAGCAAAGTGATTAAACTCTTCGATAAAAAATAAATCTTCTTTGTTGGGAAAGTTAAGCATTGTCATTATTGGATAATTATAAAAGTAAGTGGTTGCGTTTTTACAGGTCTTCTATTTTTGCTTGCCCTTGCTCATTAACTGCTACTAATTTTTGCACCTTTATTTCTGCCTTGCTTAGTTGGTCTTGGCATTCTCTAGAAAGCTTAACCCCTTTTTCAAATTGTTTTAAAGAGTCTTCTAAAGATAATTTACCTTCTTCCATTTTAGAAACTACTTTTTCTAAGTCTTCTAATTTTTTTTCAAAACTCATGTCACTCTCCCTTT comes from the Pseudobdellovibrionaceae bacterium genome and includes:
- a CDS encoding polyprenyl synthetase family protein, which encodes MTMLNFPNKEDLFFIEEFNHFAFQYIETTFSQKTAPQARLKEAVAYTLLAKTKRFRPLLSIYVAKALGLNYKSVLPWALSVEMIHNFSLIHDDLPCMDNDDLRRGKPSNHKVFGEALALLSGNSLLVEAFSVLTKYFSSAGAQGLEMRGLKPFDLKSPTIKSSNLCVSLITEIINATGSSAMMLGQVGDLVLDKKIPNDKKDNSFPSMPRKTCNELKTGALIKASVCGVVSIYKKAKEGEEKIESQAEQKLLNFSMYLGRAFQWADDLVDKQGDKAFVKKQLKEDSEKALQCLQGLSGDTQYLQHLIMANQTHFQ
- a CDS encoding exodeoxyribonuclease VII small subunit; its protein translation is MSFEKKLEDLEKVVSKMEEGKLSLEDSLKQFEKGVKLSRECQDQLSKAEIKVQKLVAVNEQGQAKIEDL
- a CDS encoding DedA family protein, with protein sequence MSSLNKTNWYYQKFKKYLSNKYNKEILFFLSILEAIIFPFPIDPLLIGMGVLKPKKAWAYSWIVVAGTVTGAIIAYALGLWGWQYIEGWVYTYLFSPEKVQIITKQFHSHSFLALFLASFTPIPFKVFTLTAGAIKAPFVPYLFACIVGRICRFVPQGIFMHFYGKRAGVFLEKYFNAISLGIGAILLLVFFLWKYL
- a CDS encoding ABC transporter permease subunit; this encodes MLEKWIKNEQSLKRLRRFFASKRSVFGLALVALMMFISVTAEFWVNNKPIALIYKGSVYFPVVKTYHPSTFNQNKAFVMDYRKLQKQNPDTKMIWPLIKWNPFETDKALKGYPASPSSSHWMGSDDRGRDVLARLVYGLRYSLGFALLVWVTSYIVGVFLGALMGFFGSWVDLIGQRFVEIIESLPGLFLLIIMVSIFGASFPLLVGFFVFFGWMGISIYMRAEFLKLRNREFVESSRAMGGGTFRLMFTHILPNALVPIITFSPFVIAGSIAGLATLDYLGFGLPAPTPSWGELLRQGKEQFTVAWWLAIYPSLAMFISIMAFNFIGEGVRDAFDSKKVI
- a CDS encoding arginase, with the protein product MITGENLFAQPSSYKTALVVVQAAPWEVTSSYGGGSSLGPKNIVQASSQLDFFNFAKKNEPKPFVYMHKIDPEILTLSRSLQKDAQKIMQACGAHGDNPIDSSLSTLQKKINSESEKLNNTIYNNTLKTLEDKKIPALLGGDHSVSFGAIKACLKIYKNLSILHIDAHADLRKNYQGFAHSHASIMYNVMELSTNPEKLCSVGVRDFCQQEYDYFQKKENIKIFFDEDLKTASFQGTSWAKQCEAIISELGENVYISLDVDGLQPSLCPNTGTPVPGGLSYNQFVFLLATLSKHNKKVVGFDLCEVSCGSSTSQWDANVGARLLLKMCLVCHNQML
- a CDS encoding peptide ABC transporter substrate-binding protein codes for the protein MKLLLLLALASVISCNSKSTNKNSVTKKEKTFYIAFSAEPTTLNPFSSSDTYSSQVQVYVFDTLLVRNINNYKLKPGLAERYEVGPKEKYYTFYLRKGVQFHDGKPLTAEDVKFSFDAIMDDAFKAAHQRPYYENIKSVKVISPLVVRFYIKKRYFQNLSIIAGMQIVSKHFYKDPKKKLNKVILGSGPYILGKYDKGRSITLKKNKKWWGHKTKYLSKAYKFDRIFIRIIRDENLRFESLKKEKIDFVGLTADQFVKKTKGKPWGTKVFAKKVANKSGKGFGFVGWNLQKPMFKNKKVRQALTHLMNRDLMNKKFKHGMSTLATGPWYIQSDYASPRVKPLEFSSKKAAKLLKSAGWKDSNKDGILEKNINGKLTPFRFTLLFASAASEKYLTIYKEDLKKEGIDVVLKQVEWNSFVKALDEKKFEAVMLGWSGSIEIDPKQIWHSSSSKNGGSNFISYSNKQVDNLIEKGRLISDRKKRIRIFRKVFELIANDAPYVFLFNDKYTLYGHTGRMDMKKPTYKYSIGTDFWKAKAE
- a CDS encoding ABC transporter permease subunit, whose translation is MFKYILKRLLMMIPTFIGITLVSFFIINAAPGGPVEQRLKEIRFGNTSSGGEASATSTSNSNYGVSDEVIAALKKQYGFDKPVHIRYFIWLKNILTLDFGESFSYEEPVIDVIISKLPVSVQFGVISLILTYLISIPLGIRMAVKEGTAFDFAASGSLFVLYSIPSVMLGILLLIFFAGGSFLDWFPLGGLYSDQYYNLSFWGKVQDRIHHFILPLICYMIGGFTVLSLLMKNSLLGELKKDYVRTARAKGLDERKVIYKHALRNALIPVVTGIGGFIGVFFAGSLIIEQIFNLDGIGLLGFKSTLDRDYNVIMALLFITSCVTLVGRLISDIIYVIVDPRMNFK